The following coding sequences lie in one Myxococcus xanthus genomic window:
- a CDS encoding LytTR family DNA-binding domain-containing protein, with product MKDGERFWRVQLAQVPLITSEGNYARLTLDGHEPLRLRSLTYLEERLDPARCFRASRQHRINLDFIESLEPGPSGTLVARLRSGREVEMSRRQLLPRGALPEVSTALSTEATPLPRRLS from the coding sequence GTGAAGGATGGTGAGCGCTTCTGGCGGGTGCAGCTCGCGCAGGTTCCGCTCATCACCTCCGAGGGAAACTACGCGCGGCTGACGTTGGATGGGCACGAGCCGCTGCGACTGCGCTCGCTGACCTATCTGGAGGAGCGGCTGGACCCGGCGCGTTGCTTCCGCGCCAGCCGCCAGCACCGCATCAACCTGGACTTCATCGAGTCCCTGGAGCCAGGGCCCAGCGGCACGCTGGTGGCGCGCCTGCGCAGTGGCCGCGAGGTGGAGATGTCCCGCCGTCAGTTGTTGCCGCGCGGCGCCTTGCCGGAGGTGAGCACCGCCTTGTCCACCGAGGCGACACCACTGCCGCGCCGCTTGAGCTGA
- a CDS encoding SDR family NAD(P)-dependent oxidoreductase, with protein sequence MTLPSHPRAVITGAGSGLGRALCEELARRRARVLVTDINATSAEETALHVTRAGGEAHVHVCDVTEPAQVEAMADAAQRVLGGVDLLVNNAGVVSAGPVGELSLSEWKRVLDINLWGVIHGCHVFVPRMRRQGSGHILNIASAAGLVYVPDLAAYNVSKAGVVALSETLHAELKATGIGVTVACPSFFRTRIASAGHYTNDTLRTLAGMMLDEARVGPEVVAHRLLKAVDARSLYTVPMADARWGWRLRRMSPSLFLRAVAAMDRSARAWLLRRR encoded by the coding sequence ATGACCCTTCCATCCCATCCAAGAGCCGTCATCACCGGAGCAGGCAGCGGCCTGGGCCGCGCGCTCTGCGAGGAGCTCGCACGCAGGCGGGCCCGCGTGCTCGTCACCGACATCAACGCAACCTCCGCCGAGGAGACGGCGCTGCACGTCACCCGCGCGGGAGGCGAAGCCCACGTCCATGTCTGTGACGTCACCGAGCCGGCCCAGGTCGAAGCCATGGCCGACGCCGCGCAGCGGGTCCTGGGCGGCGTGGACCTGCTGGTCAACAACGCGGGCGTCGTCAGCGCGGGCCCGGTGGGCGAGCTGTCGCTCTCCGAATGGAAGCGCGTGCTGGACATCAACCTGTGGGGCGTCATCCACGGCTGCCATGTCTTCGTCCCCCGGATGCGCAGGCAGGGGTCCGGCCACATCCTCAACATCGCCTCCGCGGCGGGGCTCGTGTACGTGCCTGACCTGGCGGCCTACAACGTGTCCAAGGCGGGCGTGGTCGCGCTCTCCGAAACACTCCACGCCGAACTGAAGGCCACCGGCATCGGCGTCACCGTGGCGTGCCCCAGCTTCTTTCGCACCCGAATCGCCAGCGCGGGCCACTACACCAACGACACGCTTCGAACCCTCGCCGGCATGATGCTGGATGAAGCCCGCGTGGGCCCGGAGGTCGTCGCGCACAGGCTCCTGAAGGCCGTGGATGCGCGAAGCCTCTACACCGTCCCCATGGCGGATGCGCGCTGGGGCTGGCGCCTGCGCCGCATGTCCCCCAGCCTCTTCCTCCGCGCCGTCGCCGCGATGGACCGCTCCGCTCGCGCGTGGCTTCTGCGACGACGCTGA
- the lspA gene encoding signal peptidase II, whose amino-acid sequence MPRKYIILLAVTLGVIVLDQWTKYLVVRELTTQMEGKESLGERLAAMYSEPPPKGFTGMHYQPRRHIEISESFFRIRYLENPGAAWGMFRSMPPEARGPLFHVAIIGALILITFNFRKLTGTDPEEKWALWGLPLVLGGALGNYIDRVARAFVIDFLEAHWFDKATFPSFNVADAAICIGVGMLIVDSFVRKEKPAQAPTQA is encoded by the coding sequence GTGCCGCGCAAATACATCATCCTCCTCGCCGTCACCCTTGGCGTCATCGTGCTCGACCAGTGGACGAAGTACCTCGTCGTCCGCGAGCTGACCACCCAGATGGAAGGCAAGGAGAGCCTGGGCGAGCGCCTGGCCGCGATGTACTCCGAGCCGCCCCCCAAGGGCTTCACGGGGATGCACTATCAGCCCCGGCGGCACATCGAGATTTCGGAGTCGTTCTTCCGCATCCGCTACCTGGAGAACCCGGGTGCCGCGTGGGGCATGTTCCGGAGCATGCCGCCGGAGGCGCGGGGGCCGCTCTTCCACGTGGCCATCATTGGCGCGCTCATCCTCATCACCTTCAACTTCCGCAAGCTGACCGGCACGGACCCGGAAGAGAAGTGGGCGCTGTGGGGGCTGCCGCTGGTGCTGGGCGGCGCGCTGGGCAACTACATCGACCGCGTCGCCCGGGCCTTCGTCATCGACTTCCTCGAGGCCCACTGGTTCGACAAGGCGACCTTCCCGTCCTTCAACGTCGCCGACGCGGCCATCTGCATTGGCGTGGGCATGCTCATCGTCGACTCCTTCGTCCGCAAGGAGAAGCCGGCCCAGGCCCCCACCCAGGCCTAG
- a CDS encoding tetratricopeptide repeat protein → MKSLRLALAVLSLAATACRDKPVDHLQRARDATYEKRPDEALVEYRKAFDALRHDSSPEALVLRARALKGAADVYWLEQRKVKEAVGVYRELIQQCPESPEALESRIILADLLRVHYRDLRGAIDQLTAALKLNPPQGAELHYLVTKLYFELGDYQQCELETRRVMERFPTSAYVDDALYLQAQAIAMMEGRRQEASRTFADLRTRFPDSELAPHALFEMGKLRADAGENEKAIETWVDALKTHPDPALVQDYIARARRRIANTTAAGVGQREVAFDRVRPARTSLEAVGGRPEEAAHEHD, encoded by the coding sequence ATGAAGTCCTTGCGGCTCGCGCTCGCCGTGCTGTCCCTGGCCGCCACGGCGTGCCGGGACAAGCCCGTGGACCATCTCCAGCGGGCCCGTGACGCCACCTACGAGAAGCGGCCCGACGAGGCGCTCGTCGAGTACCGCAAGGCCTTCGACGCGCTTCGCCACGACTCCTCGCCGGAGGCGCTGGTGCTCCGCGCGCGCGCCCTCAAGGGGGCCGCGGATGTCTACTGGCTGGAGCAGCGCAAGGTGAAGGAGGCGGTGGGCGTCTACCGCGAGCTCATCCAGCAGTGCCCCGAGTCGCCGGAGGCGCTCGAGTCCCGCATCATCCTGGCGGACCTGCTGCGCGTGCATTACCGCGACCTGCGCGGCGCCATCGACCAGCTCACCGCGGCCCTCAAGCTCAATCCACCGCAGGGCGCGGAGCTGCACTACCTGGTCACCAAGCTCTACTTCGAGCTGGGCGACTATCAGCAGTGCGAGCTGGAGACCCGCCGTGTCATGGAGCGCTTCCCCACGAGCGCCTACGTGGATGACGCCCTGTATCTCCAGGCCCAGGCCATCGCGATGATGGAGGGCCGCCGCCAGGAGGCCTCCCGCACCTTCGCGGACCTGCGCACGCGCTTCCCGGACTCCGAGTTGGCGCCGCACGCCCTCTTCGAGATGGGCAAGCTGCGCGCCGACGCCGGAGAGAATGAGAAGGCCATCGAGACGTGGGTGGATGCGCTGAAGACGCACCCCGACCCCGCGCTGGTGCAGGACTACATCGCGAGGGCGCGTCGGCGCATCGCCAACACCACGGCCGCGGGCGTGGGGCAGCGCGAGGTGGCCTTCGACCGCGTCCGCCCGGCGCGTACGTCGCTGGAAGCCGTAGGTGGCCGCCCCGAGGAAGCCGCGCACGAGCACGACTGA
- a CDS encoding Mut7-C RNAse domain-containing protein yields MEQPKAQVTMRFHGALNDFLSPEHRHQAFRHALQGRPSVKDLIESLGPPHPEVDVVRVDGEAVDFTHRVQPGSSVEVYPASMDEAPGVRVGPPLQDTPRFVLDVGLGRLVGFLRMLGFDALWRNDFADDTLARLSHDEDRILLSRDIGVLKRSEVLRGYFPRSTDPAEQLVEVVRRYGLTSRMHPFSRCVACNAALTSAEPSEVAGRIPERVAERHSRFQQCPDCQRVYWAGTHHQRMQALVDRLRELEGAP; encoded by the coding sequence ATGGAACAGCCGAAGGCCCAGGTGACGATGCGCTTCCATGGCGCACTGAACGACTTCCTGTCCCCCGAGCACCGGCATCAGGCGTTCCGCCACGCGCTGCAAGGCCGCCCGTCGGTGAAGGACCTCATCGAGTCCCTGGGTCCGCCCCACCCCGAAGTGGACGTGGTGCGCGTGGATGGAGAGGCCGTGGACTTCACGCACCGGGTGCAGCCGGGCTCGAGCGTGGAGGTCTACCCCGCGTCCATGGACGAGGCGCCCGGCGTCCGGGTGGGGCCTCCGCTCCAGGACACGCCCCGCTTCGTGCTCGACGTGGGGCTGGGACGGCTCGTGGGGTTCTTGCGGATGCTGGGCTTCGACGCCCTGTGGCGCAACGACTTCGCGGACGACACGCTCGCGCGGCTCTCACATGACGAGGACCGCATCCTCCTCTCGCGTGACATCGGGGTGCTCAAGCGCAGCGAAGTCCTGCGTGGCTACTTCCCCCGCTCGACGGACCCGGCGGAGCAGTTGGTGGAGGTGGTGCGCCGCTACGGGCTGACGTCCCGCATGCATCCCTTCTCGCGCTGCGTCGCCTGCAACGCCGCGCTGACCTCCGCCGAGCCGTCCGAGGTGGCCGGCCGCATCCCCGAGCGCGTGGCGGAGCGGCACTCGCGCTTCCAGCAGTGTCCGGACTGCCAGCGCGTCTACTGGGCCGGCACGCACCACCAGCGAATGCAGGCCCTGGTGGACCGGCTGCGCGAGCTCGAAGGCGCCCCGTAG
- the lspA gene encoding signal peptidase II codes for MKVSHRFVLLVIVAVLAADQVTKYLAVSRLTDALDGREGLARVTGFVTEQNLDNRPPPEDGSYRVLRPYRFIEDYWHFRYVENPGAAWGIFGDMPEGVRRLFFLVVSLVAMGFIFVMYRRTPMEQRLARVSLALVTGGALGNFVDRLLRGYVIDFIDWHWRNQPGMRWPTFNVADVAISVGVALLLLDSLRTAKTPNP; via the coding sequence ATGAAAGTCTCCCATCGATTCGTCCTCCTCGTGATTGTCGCGGTGCTCGCCGCAGACCAGGTGACCAAGTACCTGGCTGTCTCTCGGCTGACGGATGCCCTGGATGGGCGGGAAGGCCTGGCGCGGGTGACGGGCTTCGTCACCGAGCAGAACCTGGACAACCGCCCGCCGCCCGAGGACGGGTCGTACCGGGTGTTGCGGCCCTATCGCTTCATCGAGGACTACTGGCACTTCCGCTACGTGGAGAACCCGGGCGCGGCCTGGGGCATCTTCGGCGACATGCCCGAGGGCGTGCGGCGCCTCTTCTTCCTCGTGGTGAGCCTGGTGGCCATGGGCTTCATCTTCGTGATGTACCGGCGCACGCCCATGGAGCAGCGGCTGGCCCGGGTGTCCCTGGCGCTGGTGACGGGCGGAGCGCTGGGCAACTTCGTGGACCGGTTGCTGCGGGGCTACGTCATCGACTTCATCGACTGGCACTGGCGCAACCAGCCGGGGATGCGCTGGCCGACCTTCAACGTGGCGGACGTGGCCATCAGCGTGGGCGTGGCCCTCTTGCTGCTGGACTCGCTGCGGACTGCGAAAACCCCCAATCCGTGA
- a CDS encoding c-type cytochrome — MKRLSLLSLLLLPGLAAGATDEGKLAFDKACASCHTISLQSQSSGKTATAAKPAPAKQRGRGIDLGPLIPKRTPEQLRTWIASPTQVKPKTSCDTRLVRVDDRDLLLNYLAVSIHPPPPSREELLRQQFQQDLATRQAQQQRKANDPSRRSQGKK, encoded by the coding sequence ATGAAACGACTCTCCCTTCTGTCGCTTCTGCTCTTGCCGGGCCTGGCCGCTGGCGCCACGGATGAAGGCAAGCTCGCCTTCGACAAGGCTTGCGCCAGCTGCCACACCATCAGCCTGCAGTCCCAGAGCAGCGGGAAGACGGCGACCGCGGCGAAGCCGGCGCCTGCGAAGCAACGCGGCCGCGGCATCGACCTGGGCCCACTGATTCCGAAGCGGACGCCCGAGCAACTGCGCACGTGGATTGCGAGCCCCACCCAGGTCAAGCCCAAGACGAGTTGCGACACGCGACTGGTACGCGTGGATGACCGGGACCTGCTCCTCAACTACCTGGCGGTCAGCATCCATCCGCCGCCCCCATCACGCGAAGAGCTGCTGCGTCAGCAGTTCCAGCAAGACCTCGCGACACGCCAGGCGCAGCAGCAACGCAAGGCGAATGACCCGTCCCGCCGTTCCCAGGGGAAGAAGTGA
- a CDS encoding prolipoprotein diacylglyceryl transferase, whose amino-acid sequence MLPVLVHLTFTSLWSQLLLYAMAAGTVGYVVFNGWRSAEGELDARTGTRAPVSSQDRLLRAAGYGVVGAVLAWFALQYALPPGAFPGAKGEGIPVHTYGLLLALGFTTAVTVAGRLAQDEWRTLELKDGAWVDVEGPKKREQIMDMTVWILLGGIGGSRLLFVLVNWQDYARDWTQVLSLGGGLVFYGGLIGASVAAYVFARMHGLDFWRLADVCIPTVSLGQCLGRLGCFSAGCCWGDVAPAHAATAVHFPGNGVAQDLLGGLGNTSSLAYSSQLQDTRYVVEATGEIFHHAAPGAVRISDWVAQQGHTLGVYPTQLFESVGQLVLFVGLLYARRYRRFHGHVLAFWLMAYAVLRSTVELFRGDVERGTLHGLLQSLGAGELAAAVPLEAWYNVSTSQFISLCMFTFGAVLLAQKGRRRESEAASLGPTPSAA is encoded by the coding sequence ATGCTCCCCGTCCTCGTCCACCTCACCTTCACTTCGCTCTGGTCGCAGCTCCTGCTGTACGCGATGGCCGCGGGCACGGTGGGCTACGTCGTCTTCAACGGCTGGCGCAGCGCCGAGGGTGAGCTGGATGCCCGGACGGGCACGCGCGCGCCAGTGTCCTCGCAAGACAGGCTGCTGCGGGCCGCGGGGTATGGCGTCGTGGGCGCGGTGCTGGCCTGGTTCGCCCTGCAGTACGCGCTGCCGCCCGGGGCCTTTCCGGGCGCCAAGGGCGAGGGCATCCCCGTGCACACCTATGGCCTGCTGCTGGCCCTGGGCTTCACCACCGCGGTGACGGTGGCGGGCCGGCTGGCGCAGGACGAATGGCGCACGCTGGAGCTGAAGGATGGGGCGTGGGTGGACGTGGAGGGGCCGAAGAAGCGCGAGCAGATCATGGACATGACGGTCTGGATTCTGCTCGGCGGTATCGGCGGGAGCCGGCTGCTCTTCGTGCTCGTGAACTGGCAGGACTACGCCCGTGACTGGACGCAGGTGCTCTCCCTGGGCGGAGGGCTCGTCTTCTACGGCGGCTTGATTGGCGCGTCCGTGGCCGCGTACGTGTTCGCGCGGATGCATGGCCTGGACTTCTGGCGCCTCGCCGACGTGTGCATCCCCACCGTGTCGCTGGGCCAGTGCCTGGGCCGCCTGGGGTGCTTCAGCGCGGGGTGTTGCTGGGGGGACGTGGCGCCCGCGCATGCCGCCACCGCGGTGCACTTCCCCGGCAACGGGGTGGCGCAGGACCTCCTGGGCGGGCTCGGCAACACGTCCAGCCTGGCGTATTCGTCCCAGCTCCAGGACACGCGGTACGTCGTGGAGGCTACGGGTGAAATCTTCCACCACGCCGCGCCTGGCGCGGTGCGCATCTCAGACTGGGTGGCGCAGCAGGGCCACACCCTGGGGGTGTACCCCACCCAGCTCTTTGAGTCCGTCGGGCAGTTGGTGCTGTTCGTGGGGCTGCTGTACGCCCGGCGCTACCGCCGCTTCCATGGCCATGTCCTGGCGTTCTGGCTGATGGCCTACGCGGTGCTGCGGAGCACGGTGGAGCTGTTCCGAGGGGACGTGGAGCGCGGCACCCTGCACGGCCTGCTCCAGTCGCTGGGGGCGGGGGAGTTGGCGGCGGCGGTGCCCCTGGAGGCGTGGTACAATGTCTCCACCAGCCAGTTCATCTCCCTGTGCATGTTCACCTTTGGCGCGGTGCTGCTCGCCCAGAAGGGCCGCCGCCGGGAGAGCGAGGCGGCAAGCCTGGGGCCTACCCCCTCGGCTGCGTGA
- a CDS encoding MXAN_5187 C-terminal domain-containing protein, which yields MPPPDARQSASKSFAGRSTSADPGSSEAVLQECEVLEAEVAVLRNLYEQYFLGYERQAPSRAHEDLKKRMNKLKGAFIRSTSAKFRVASLYNKFLTYERLWVRTLQEIEAGTYRRDVFKARRRAEGRKASATGAVGQKGVVELPEDISDMDFEEVEELSRPRPVNEPQVATSYLQATGGTPSKGTPAVAPLMPAIAPLTPAVGSTPLRGTPAVAPLTGIPSVAPVAGTPPRGLPTVTSAVAGTPAHGTSVAPPGMAAKAPGVVASTPPPSRPVATGTGSMPPPSKAPGTGAAGSIPPSSRPASMPPPATAARPPSASGGGMSDDKLRAVYDAYVTAKRRCQEDTSKLSYESVAATLRKQVPELLKQHNAKAVEFKVVIKDGKASLKAVPK from the coding sequence ATGCCGCCCCCCGACGCCCGACAGTCCGCTTCCAAGAGCTTCGCTGGCAGGTCCACCTCGGCCGACCCCGGCTCCAGCGAGGCCGTCCTCCAGGAGTGCGAAGTCCTGGAGGCGGAGGTCGCCGTCCTCCGCAACCTCTATGAACAGTACTTCCTGGGCTACGAGCGTCAGGCGCCGTCGCGTGCTCACGAAGACCTCAAGAAGCGGATGAACAAGCTGAAGGGCGCGTTCATCCGCAGCACCTCCGCCAAGTTCCGCGTCGCCAGCCTGTACAACAAGTTCCTCACGTACGAACGGCTGTGGGTGCGCACGCTCCAGGAAATCGAAGCGGGCACCTATCGCCGGGATGTCTTCAAGGCGCGCCGCCGCGCGGAGGGCCGGAAGGCCAGCGCGACGGGCGCGGTGGGCCAGAAGGGCGTGGTCGAGCTGCCGGAGGACATCTCCGACATGGACTTCGAGGAGGTGGAGGAGTTGAGCCGCCCCCGTCCCGTCAATGAGCCGCAGGTGGCCACCAGCTATCTCCAGGCCACGGGTGGAACGCCGTCGAAGGGCACGCCCGCGGTCGCGCCGCTGATGCCCGCCATCGCGCCCCTCACGCCCGCGGTGGGAAGCACGCCGCTGCGAGGCACCCCCGCCGTGGCGCCGCTGACGGGCATTCCTTCCGTGGCGCCCGTGGCGGGGACACCGCCGCGCGGCCTGCCCACCGTGACGTCCGCGGTGGCTGGCACGCCCGCCCACGGCACGTCGGTGGCGCCGCCGGGCATGGCGGCGAAGGCACCGGGCGTCGTGGCCAGCACGCCGCCTCCGTCGCGGCCCGTGGCCACCGGCACCGGGAGCATGCCTCCCCCGTCGAAGGCCCCCGGAACGGGCGCGGCCGGCAGCATCCCTCCGTCGTCGCGGCCCGCTTCGATGCCACCTCCCGCCACGGCGGCACGGCCTCCCTCGGCGAGCGGCGGCGGGATGTCGGACGACAAGCTGCGTGCCGTCTACGACGCGTACGTCACCGCGAAGCGCCGCTGCCAGGAGGACACGTCGAAGCTGTCCTACGAGTCGGTGGCGGCCACGTTGCGCAAGCAGGTGCCGGAGCTGCTCAAGCAGCACAACGCGAAGGCGGTGGAGTTCAAGGTCGTCATCAAGGACGGCAAGGCGTCGCTCAAGGCCGTGCCGAAGTAG
- a CDS encoding DUF6929 family protein, producing MLHLTPRRTLDLEAPVAPGRPAHVSVLSGLVRAGDWLYTVADEPLNLAAFPLSGASPGHGVALFANHQPDEPVSLKSSHPDLEVPCLLAPQGSSPHGSLLVLPAGISAGRQRGALVALGADGTLAGDARAVDVTALYTQISREFGPLRIAGAAMSGGLLRLLQRGSGEPGTDALVDLDAERVLRGLEAGALGPDVVRMTRRWELGQAGGMRLSFTAASPLPGGRMVFTATAKSTGPTATVGGSVVGVLAPDGSPQFLDALEGHMTVTGVDARVEQGRVRLLLAALSEDGAGPANLLEATLDVPA from the coding sequence ATGCTTCACCTGACCCCACGGCGCACCCTCGACCTGGAGGCGCCCGTCGCTCCAGGACGTCCTGCGCACGTCTCTGTCTTGAGCGGACTGGTCCGCGCGGGCGACTGGCTCTACACCGTCGCGGACGAGCCGCTGAACCTGGCCGCGTTCCCCCTGTCGGGGGCAAGTCCCGGGCATGGCGTGGCGCTCTTCGCGAACCACCAGCCCGACGAGCCCGTCTCCCTCAAGTCGTCGCATCCCGACTTGGAAGTGCCATGTCTGCTCGCGCCCCAGGGCAGCTCGCCCCACGGTTCGCTGCTGGTGCTGCCGGCGGGCATCTCCGCAGGCAGGCAGCGCGGCGCGCTGGTCGCCCTGGGCGCGGACGGCACCCTGGCGGGAGACGCCCGGGCGGTGGACGTCACGGCGCTGTACACCCAAATCAGCCGGGAGTTCGGACCGCTCCGTATCGCCGGGGCGGCGATGTCGGGCGGACTGCTGCGGCTGCTCCAGCGCGGCAGCGGCGAGCCCGGCACCGACGCACTGGTGGACCTGGACGCGGAGCGGGTGCTGCGCGGACTGGAAGCCGGCGCGCTGGGCCCGGACGTGGTGCGCATGACGCGCCGCTGGGAGCTGGGACAGGCCGGAGGCATGCGACTGTCCTTCACGGCGGCATCGCCGCTTCCCGGCGGGCGGATGGTCTTCACCGCGACCGCGAAGAGCACCGGCCCGACGGCAACCGTGGGCGGCTCCGTCGTGGGCGTGCTGGCGCCGGATGGCTCGCCGCAGTTCCTCGACGCGCTGGAGGGCCACATGACGGTGACGGGCGTGGATGCCCGGGTGGAACAGGGGCGCGTGCGGCTGCTCCTGGCGGCCCTCTCCGAAGATGGGGCGGGCCCCGCGAACCTGCTGGAAGCGACGCTGGACGTCCCGGCGTAG
- a CDS encoding endonuclease/exonuclease/phosphatase family protein produces the protein MKKTLTSLLCAAVSLTILSLACGEGNPPQVPQPLEDGGVLWTECSPEGAREDCSQDESCIFVASHDRHLCVRACDPQTACEHPDAICCPSSGDSAEGGHCVPSNACVPTDAGVDGGSNEETDGGALDDGGTTTDDGGTQEEDAGVDPEPDAGTDPEPDAGVDPEPDAGTETDAGTDAGTDAGTDAGTDAGTDAGTDAGTDAGTDAGHTPIRVMASNLSSGNYQSYDPGHGIRLIKGVDPDIVLMQEFNYGNNSASELRSLVDQIAPGFHYSRETGAQIPNGVISRWPIIESGQWPDPRVSNRDFAWARIDIPGPRDLWAVSVHLLTSSSSNRNAEAQAIVNQVRSQVPEDDYLVIGGDLNTDSFSEACFATFRQVVTTAGPHPADHNGSTGTNRNRNKPYDQVLVDQDLRQYQQATVIGSSTFPNGLVLDSRTYRPLSEISPVQSGDSSASNMQHMGVVKDFLVPNF, from the coding sequence ATGAAGAAGACGCTCACCTCTCTCCTGTGCGCGGCGGTTTCGCTCACAATTCTTTCCCTGGCGTGTGGTGAGGGCAACCCGCCTCAGGTGCCGCAACCGCTGGAGGACGGAGGGGTTCTCTGGACGGAGTGCAGCCCCGAGGGCGCGAGGGAAGACTGCTCGCAGGACGAATCCTGCATCTTCGTCGCGTCCCATGACCGCCACCTGTGCGTCCGGGCCTGTGATCCGCAGACCGCGTGCGAGCACCCGGATGCGATCTGCTGCCCCTCGTCCGGAGACAGTGCCGAGGGCGGCCACTGCGTGCCGAGCAACGCGTGCGTGCCGACCGACGCGGGCGTGGACGGCGGCTCGAACGAGGAGACGGACGGCGGCGCCCTGGATGATGGCGGCACGACCACCGATGACGGCGGCACCCAGGAAGAAGACGCGGGCGTGGACCCGGAGCCGGATGCCGGCACCGACCCCGAGCCGGACGCGGGCGTGGACCCGGAACCGGATGCTGGCACCGAGACCGACGCGGGCACGGATGCCGGTACGGACGCGGGGACCGACGCGGGCACGGATGCCGGTACGGACGCGGGCACGGATGCCGGCACCGACGCGGGCACGGACGCGGGCCACACCCCCATCCGGGTGATGGCGTCCAACCTCAGCAGTGGCAACTACCAGTCCTACGATCCGGGGCACGGCATCCGTCTCATCAAGGGCGTGGACCCGGACATCGTGCTGATGCAGGAGTTCAACTACGGGAACAACTCGGCGTCGGAACTCCGCTCGCTGGTGGACCAGATTGCGCCGGGGTTCCACTACTCCCGTGAGACGGGCGCGCAGATTCCCAATGGCGTCATCAGCCGCTGGCCCATCATCGAGTCCGGCCAGTGGCCCGACCCGCGCGTGTCCAACCGGGACTTCGCCTGGGCGCGCATCGACATCCCCGGTCCCCGCGACCTCTGGGCGGTAAGCGTGCACCTGCTCACGTCCAGCTCCAGCAACCGCAACGCGGAGGCGCAGGCCATCGTCAATCAGGTCCGCTCGCAGGTTCCCGAGGACGACTACCTCGTCATCGGCGGCGACCTGAACACGGACAGCTTCAGCGAGGCCTGCTTCGCCACCTTCCGGCAGGTCGTGACGACGGCGGGTCCGCACCCGGCGGACCACAACGGCAGCACGGGCACCAACCGCAACCGCAACAAGCCCTACGACCAGGTTCTGGTGGACCAGGACCTGCGCCAGTACCAGCAGGCGACCGTCATCGGCTCCAGCACCTTCCCCAACGGGCTGGTGCTCGACAGCCGCACCTACCGGCCGCTGTCGGAGATTTCCCCGGTGCAGTCCGGCGACAGCAGCGCCTCCAACATGCAGCACATGGGCGTGGTGAAGGACTTCCTCGTCCCCAACTTCTGA